A section of the Mesobacillus jeotgali genome encodes:
- the folE gene encoding GTP cyclohydrolase I FolE → MSNVNRAQIEEAVRLILEAVGEDPNREGLLDTPKRVAKMYEEVFAGLNQDPKEYFETIFGEDHEELVLVKDIPFYSMCEHHLVPFFGKAHVAYIPRGGKVTGLSKLARAVEAVAKRPQLQERITSTIANAIMEKLDPHGVMVVVEAEHMCMTMRGVKKPGSKTVTSAVRGTLAEDVNARAEILSLIKD, encoded by the coding sequence ATGTCAAACGTCAATCGTGCCCAAATCGAAGAAGCGGTGCGTTTAATATTAGAGGCAGTAGGTGAAGATCCGAACCGGGAAGGTTTGCTCGATACACCCAAGAGGGTTGCCAAAATGTATGAGGAAGTATTCGCTGGCTTGAACCAGGATCCAAAGGAATATTTCGAAACAATTTTTGGGGAGGACCACGAGGAACTCGTCCTTGTTAAGGATATCCCATTCTATTCCATGTGTGAGCATCATCTGGTTCCTTTCTTTGGCAAGGCACATGTGGCATATATTCCAAGAGGCGGAAAGGTTACCGGACTCAGCAAACTGGCCAGGGCAGTAGAAGCGGTAGCAAAACGCCCACAGCTCCAGGAGAGAATAACCTCTACAATAGCGAATGCGATCATGGAAAAACTGGATCCGCATGGTGTCATGGTCGTGGTCGAAGCTGAGCATATGTGCATGACTATGAGAGGGGTCAAAAAGCCTGGCTCTAAAACAGTTACTTCTGCTGTAAGAGGCACTCTTGCTGAAGATGTAAATGCTCGTGCTGAAATTCTCTCTTTAATCAAGGACTGA
- a CDS encoding HU family DNA-binding protein produces the protein MNKTELINAVAEAGELSKKDATKAVDAVFDSILNALKDGDKVQLIGFGNFEVRERAARKGRNPQTGDEIEISASKVPAFKPGKALKDAVK, from the coding sequence ATGAACAAAACAGAACTTATCAATGCAGTTGCAGAAGCTGGTGAGCTTTCAAAGAAAGATGCAACAAAAGCAGTTGACGCTGTTTTTGATTCAATCTTAAATGCATTAAAAGATGGGGACAAAGTACAGTTGATCGGTTTTGGTAACTTCGAGGTTCGTGAGCGCGCTGCCCGTAAAGGACGCAACCCACAAACTGGTGATGAAATCGAAATCTCTGCAAGCAAGGTGCCTGCTTTCAAACCAGGTAAAGCGCTTAAGGATGCAGTGAAATAA
- the spoIVA gene encoding stage IV sporulation protein A, producing the protein MEKVDIFKDIAERTGGDIYLGVVGAVRTGKSTFIKKFMELVVLPNINNEADRARALDELPQSAAGKTIMTTEPKFVPNQAASVHVDDGLDVNIRLVDCVGYTVPGAKGYEDENGPRMINTPWYEEPIPFHEAAEIGTRKVIQEHSTLGVVITTDGTIGEIPRQDYIEAEERVIEELKEVGKPFIMVVNSAQPYHPNTETLRAQLADKYDIPVLAMSVESMRESDVLSVMREALYEFPVLEVNVNLPSWVMVLRENHWLRESYQEAVKDTVKDIKRLRDVDRVVHQFSEFEFIDRAGLAGIEMGQGVAEIDLYAPDDLYDEILKEIVGVEIRGKDHLLELMQEFAYAKTEFDQISDALKMVKQTGYGIASPSLTDMSLEEPEIIRQGSRFGVRLRAVAPSIHMIKVDVESEFSPIIGTEKQSEELVRYLMQDFEDDPLSIWNSDIFGRSLSSIVREGISAKLSLMPENARYKLKETLERIINEGSGGLIAIIL; encoded by the coding sequence TTGGAAAAGGTAGATATTTTTAAGGATATTGCCGAGAGGACTGGCGGCGATATTTACCTGGGGGTTGTAGGTGCGGTACGCACTGGAAAATCCACTTTTATCAAAAAATTTATGGAGCTGGTGGTTTTACCTAATATCAATAATGAGGCTGATAGAGCCCGTGCGCTTGATGAGCTGCCGCAAAGTGCAGCAGGTAAAACAATTATGACAACTGAACCTAAATTCGTGCCTAACCAGGCAGCATCTGTACATGTGGATGATGGGCTGGATGTAAATATCAGGCTCGTGGATTGTGTGGGTTATACAGTTCCAGGAGCGAAAGGTTACGAGGACGAGAATGGGCCAAGAATGATCAATACACCTTGGTATGAAGAACCAATCCCTTTCCATGAGGCAGCTGAAATTGGAACAAGGAAGGTCATTCAGGAACACTCTACACTTGGTGTCGTCATTACCACGGATGGGACAATTGGGGAAATCCCGCGGCAGGATTACATTGAAGCAGAAGAAAGAGTAATTGAAGAACTCAAGGAAGTTGGCAAACCGTTTATCATGGTTGTGAACAGTGCACAGCCTTACCATCCCAATACAGAAACTTTGCGTGCCCAATTAGCGGACAAATATGATATCCCTGTACTGGCGATGAGTGTTGAAAGCATGCGCGAATCAGATGTTCTAAGTGTCATGAGGGAAGCCCTGTATGAATTCCCTGTGCTTGAAGTGAACGTCAACCTGCCAAGCTGGGTGATGGTACTTCGGGAAAACCACTGGCTGCGTGAGAGTTACCAGGAGGCTGTCAAAGACACAGTAAAGGACATCAAGAGGCTTCGTGATGTCGACAGGGTGGTACACCAATTCAGCGAGTTTGAATTCATTGACCGTGCGGGCCTTGCGGGCATTGAAATGGGCCAGGGGGTAGCTGAAATTGATCTTTATGCTCCAGATGACCTTTACGATGAAATTCTAAAGGAAATCGTCGGAGTTGAAATCCGGGGCAAGGACCACTTGCTGGAGCTGATGCAGGAATTCGCTTACGCAAAAACAGAATTCGACCAGATTTCGGATGCTCTCAAAATGGTTAAGCAGACAGGATATGGAATTGCTTCCCCTTCACTGACGGACATGAGCCTGGAAGAGCCTGAAATCATCCGGCAGGGTTCACGTTTCGGTGTTCGCTTAAGAGCGGTGGCTCCTTCCATTCATATGATTAAGGTGGATGTAGAGTCTGAATTCTCGCCAATTATCGGTACTGAGAAACAAAGCGAAGAACTCGTCCGCTATCTGATGCAGGATTTCGAGGATGATCCGCTTTCAATCTGGAATTCGGATATCTTTGGAAGAAGCCTAAGCTCCATCGTTAGAGAAGGCATCTCTGCTAAATTGAGCTTAATGCCTGAAAATGCTAGATATAAATTAAAAGAGACACTGGAAAGAATCATCAATGAAGGTTCTGGTGGATTAATCGCAATCATACTTTAA